From a region of the Leishmania major strain Friedlin complete genome, chromosome 32 genome:
- the CYC6 gene encoding putative cyclin, with product MFVERERQAVARFNEGNASNESTNTSTLHAYYASPRYLQHQPEINEKMRMILVDWLIDVHLKFKLHAETMYLAVNLIDRYLSCANNKVDRTTFVPRAQLQLVGVCAMLLAAKYEEIWPPEVKECVHISANTYTREEIIEMERAICTALSFRLTVPTPFPFASRAWTVLEGDDFLGIGMDEEQRRQYFAIVRHATSFFMEHALLDYKCLQFTPSQIAHASVFLALLMLRTKLELPKTPTFPVWTDALRYYTKSEVQEFRGCAEVILDYVNYVPTTKYQAVRRKYNSSRYMEISKMLMPNELPAL from the coding sequence ATGTTCGTGGAAcgagagcggcaggcggtggcgcgcttCAACGAGGGAAACGCGAGCAATGAGTCAACGAACACGAGTACCCTGCACGCCTACTACGCGTCTCCGCGCTACCTGCAGCACCAGCCCGAAATCAACGAGAAAATGCGTATGATCCTCGTAGATTGGCTGATCGATGTGCACCTCAAGTTCAAGCTGCACGCAGAGACCATGTATCTTGCCGTCAACCTTATCGATCGCTATCTTTCCTGCGCCAACAACAAGGTAGACCGAACTACGTTCGTACCACGCGCGCAACTGcagctcgtcggcgtctGCGCGATGCTTCTGGCGGCCAAGTACGAGGAGATCTGGCCACCAGAGGTGAAGGAGTGCGTGCACATCAGCGCCAACACATACACTCGCGAGGAGATTATCGAGATGGAGCGCGCCATCTGCACCGCGCTGTCGTTCCGGCTGACCGTTCCGACGCCCTTCCCGttcgcgtcgcgcgcgtgGACGGTGCTGGAGGGAGATGACTTCCTCGGCATTGGCATGGATGaggagcagcgtcgccagTACTTCGCGATTGTGCGCCACGCCACAAGCTTCTTCATGGAGCATGCGCTACTGGACTACAAGTGCCTTCAGTTCACCCCGTCGCAGATTGCCCATGCGTCGGTGTTTCTGGCGTTGCTGATGTTGCGCACAAAGCTGGAGCTGCCCAAGACGCCCACCTTCCCTGTGTGGACGGATGCCCTGCGGTACTACACAAAGTCAGAGGTGCAAGAGttccgcggctgcgcggAGGTCATTCTAGATTATGTGAACTACGTCCCCACGACCAAGTATcaggcggtgcgccgcaAGTACAACAGCAGCCGCTACATGGAAATCTCCAAAATGCTGATGCCTAACGAGCTGCCGGCGCTGTGA